From Mucilaginibacter gotjawali:
GCTTTGAGGATTATAATAGTAAGGTGGTAAAGCCCGGCGGCTTTTATTTACCTAATGCGCCCCGCGAAGGAAAGTTTGAAACAAGTAAAAACGACGGGAAAGCCATATTCTCCATCACAAATTTACCTGTGCATCAACTGGCAAATGATGAATACATAATGACCAGCATCCGCAGCCACGACCAGTTTAATACCACCATTTATGGGCTGGACGACAGGTACCGTGGTATCCACAACGAGCGGCGGGTTATCTTTATGAATGAGAACGATATACACAATGCCGGCCTTAATCCCGGTGATAAAGTAGACTTGTTTAATTACCATGGAGGCATCACGCGTGCCGCGCGGTTATTTATCGTGGTGCCTTATGATATCCGCGGAAGAAATACCGCTACCTATTACCCCGAAACTAACGTGCTGGTACCCATTGACAGCGTGGCTGAAGGAAGTAATACGCCAACATCAAAGCTCATCATCATAAAAATCAGAAAACACAGCAAGTAATAGGTGCACTTTAGCCAGGCAGGGAAATGCCCGGCACGCGGTATGGAGTGTTGCTTTTTTTGTAACAGGCTTGTTACCAATGATTAAATAATGTGCTCAGGGATTTATGGGCGTGAATTTTAAATAAAATTTATTTCATGTCCAAATAACTATCATCATCATATCATTTCATTTTAGTTAAGAAATCGTTTCTTGATATTACCCTGGATGACCTTTTTTACGAAGAATGTTAAGCAATTATTATCATTCGTTTAAGAAACTCCGGTAGCGCCAAAATTCAGAATTTCTTCAGATTTCATTAGGTTTCTTTGGGGAAATTACGATTTGATGAAGATTATTTTTACTATTTTAATTTCCTTTTTATTCTTTTCTGAGTCCTTTGCATCATCCGTTTCAGGCTATGTTTTTGATAAAAATGTTAACGAGCAATTGGTGGGTGCAACCATCATTGTAAAGCCCGGCACACACAGAACCTTTTCAAAATTAAACGGCAAATATTCGATCAATGATCTTGATCCGGGCGTATACTCATTTCATGTATCCTATATCGGGTATATTTCAATTGACACGACGATCAGCATCAAGGCAGAAGAAAACCTGAAAGTCAATTTTTACCTTTTGCCCAATACTTCCAGTTTAAATGCGGTGACGATAACCGCAAAAAGTAACAAAGAATCGGACCAATATGCAAAAAGGGCCGAACAGCGCGCAGATAACCTGGTGAATATTGTTTCGGCAAACTCAATAGCCATTTCGCCGGACATTACGGTCGCCAACGTGATGGCCCGGGTATCGGGCGTTTCAGTTCAGCGGGGAAATACGGGTGATGGCCAGTATGTGATCATCAGGGGTATGGACCCCAGGTACAGCACTACACTCATCAACGGCATAAAGATTCCCAGCCCGGACAATAAAGAGCGTTATGTACCGCTGGACATATTTCCTGCCGACCTTGTTGAACGAATAGAAGTTTATAAATCACTAACTCCGGATATGGAGGGTGATGCCTCTGGCGGCGTAGTAAATTTGATAATGAAAACGGCTCCCGATGGTTTGCGGATCGAGGGTAATGCAGGTGCCGGTTACAGTCAGATCTTCTCTGCCCGGCCGTTTGAAAGCTATAGCCGCGCAACGGTTAATGCGAAATCACCGGCCGAGATCATTGGCATCGGGCAGCCTGCATCTATCTCAGATTTTCCATACCAGAATTTGTTGACATCATCCAAAAAAACGCCTGTCAACAGCAACTTTAGCTTGACTGTCGGCGACAGGTTTTTAAATAATAAACTCGGGGTCATCTTCTCCGGTACCTATCAAAATACCTACGCAGGCAACAACACCGCGCGCCTGGTTGAAAACGCAACATTAACGCCCGCCAAGGGACCTGATGCACAGATGATCCAGGTTTTTCCGGACTATCTTACGCGGCAGTATTCGTCATTAACCAATAGGCTAGGCCTGATAACAACCATTGATTATAAATTCAATGCCGATAATTCCATCAGCCTGTTTGGAACTTATTTGCAGTTAAATGAAGACAGGGTACGTTTTACCAAAGACCTGCTTTTGGGCGACTATTCATACCAGGGTTATATTGGCGGGTTCGAACAACAGTTTGAAACACAAACCCGAACTGACCTGCAAGGCATATACAGTACCATGTTACAGGGTAACAATAAAATTGTTGGTGCTTTAACAACCGATTGGACGCTGGCCTATTCTGTTGCCAGCCAGGAATTGCCCGATATGGCAGCTTTTAACACCCTGCAATCTATTAACCCCAACAGCACAGGTACGGCTACATCGGTAACCTACGGCCCGCTGCAGGTAAGACCTGAAAACAGGCAATGGGAACACAATACAGATAAAGACCTATCGGCTTACCTTAATTTACACTATAAAACTGCTATAGCCGGCAATAAAACCCTGGTGAGTATTGGCGGAATGGTAAGGCATAAAACAAGGGATAATTTTGATAACGTTTATAACTTAAACTATGTTCCGGATGCCAACTCAACCTACGAGTTGTACACTTCCATCCCCGACGCTAAATTTCAGTTTCAGCCTGCAACAGATGCGCTGGGTAATGCAGCAAGTAACGGCGGCGTATACACGTTTACTGAAAATGTACAATCAGGTTATGGCGAAGCGAAATATTTTATTGGCGACCGCTTTGACGCTTTGTTTGGCGTAAGAGTTGAAAATACCTACCAGTCTTTCGTCTCCTCTCTGCCGGAAACCATTGCGGGAAAATCTGCTACGATTACTTATATGGATATTTTGCCGAGCATTAATTTGAAATATGCATTGTCAAAAAAGGCTAACCTAAGAGCCTCGTATTTTAAATCGATCCTGCGCCCGGCATTTTCAGATTTGGTGCCTTATGTAGATAACACCGGTTTTGGGCAGGACAACTTTCCGACTACCGGTAATCCGAATATCCAACACTCAAAAATTGATAATTACGATTTCAGGTACGAGCTATTTCCAAACGGGCTTGACCAGTTTATGGTAGGCGGGTTCTTTAAAACAATTGTTGATCCTATTGAATATGCGGTGGT
This genomic window contains:
- a CDS encoding TonB-dependent receptor; this translates as MKIIFTILISFLFFSESFASSVSGYVFDKNVNEQLVGATIIVKPGTHRTFSKLNGKYSINDLDPGVYSFHVSYIGYISIDTTISIKAEENLKVNFYLLPNTSSLNAVTITAKSNKESDQYAKRAEQRADNLVNIVSANSIAISPDITVANVMARVSGVSVQRGNTGDGQYVIIRGMDPRYSTTLINGIKIPSPDNKERYVPLDIFPADLVERIEVYKSLTPDMEGDASGGVVNLIMKTAPDGLRIEGNAGAGYSQIFSARPFESYSRATVNAKSPAEIIGIGQPASISDFPYQNLLTSSKKTPVNSNFSLTVGDRFLNNKLGVIFSGTYQNTYAGNNTARLVENATLTPAKGPDAQMIQVFPDYLTRQYSSLTNRLGLITTIDYKFNADNSISLFGTYLQLNEDRVRFTKDLLLGDYSYQGYIGGFEQQFETQTRTDLQGIYSTMLQGNNKIVGALTTDWTLAYSVASQELPDMAAFNTLQSINPNSTGTATSVTYGPLQVRPENRQWEHNTDKDLSAYLNLHYKTAIAGNKTLVSIGGMVRHKTRDNFDNVYNLNYVPDANSTYELYTSIPDAKFQFQPATDALGNAASNGGVYTFTENVQSGYGEAKYFIGDRFDALFGVRVENTYQSFVSSLPETIAGKSATITYMDILPSINLKYALSKKANLRASYFKSILRPAFSDLVPYVDNTGFGQDNFPTTGNPNIQHSKIDNYDFRYELFPNGLDQFMVGGFFKTIVDPIEYAVVTTGFAAGYTLSPANFGTAHNYGFEAVFRKFFGSIGIAGNYTYTHSLVNSTKIFQYTDPVDNSYHSINVNQPRPLQGQAANVANVSLLYKNTKNGFDAQLAMVYTGERIDLLSLYKNLDNWERPTVNLDFSAQKEFNQHYIIYVKVNNLLNTPYELFVKQPNQAYSGNSKLPFQESPNYATIENDKYYARFLIGFRFKF